The Streptomyces armeniacus genomic interval TCGAGGGCGTCGTCGACCACCTCCTGGATGCGCGGGCGCATGGCCTCGGTCTGCCGGACGGTGAACGCGCCGGTCAGCATCCGGCGCTGCTCCGCGTGCTGCGGGTCGTCCATGCGGGGGAAGACGACCTCTTCGGGGGCCATCTTCCGGCTCGCCGCCAGTGAGGGCAGCCCCGGGTGCAGGCCGTCGGCGCTGATACGGGGGTCGCGCAGGCCCGCGCGTACTTCCTCGTGGCGGGTCACCGCCCAGATGCGGGTGCCGTCCCAGAGGCGTACCTGCTGCAGTCCCGGCGCCCGCTGCCAGTCCCGGTGCTCTCCGGGCGGGTCGAACGGGCAGCGGCCGGAACGCTCCAGGGGGAAGTCGGGAACGGCGGGTGCGGTGGTGGATCCGGTGGAGGCGGTGGATCCGGTGGATCCGGTGGACGCCGTGTGCGCGCTCATGTCGCCTCCGCTTCCACGAGGCGGATGACACCGGCCGGGCAGGACATGACCGCTTCGCGTATCCGTCCGTACAACTCCGGTGCGGGGGACGCGTCCCGCAGCTTCACGAGGCCGTCGTCGTCGCTCTGGTCGAAGACTTCGGGTGAGATCAGGACGCACTGTCCGGCGCCGACGCACCTCTCCTGCTCGATGTCCACTTTCATGGGGCAACTCCTGTTCCGTACGTGTTCCGTTCCGAGCCCCCGATAGTCGGCTAACACTGTTAGCGGAGTTGGTGAACACCGTAAACTGACGCGGAAGTTGGTGAAAGGACACCCGATGAGTACAGGCCAGACGGAGCCGGCCGACGGGATGCGTGTCCGCAACCGCTGGGGCGAAGGCCGGCGGCTGCGCGAGGAGATCCTGGAGGCGGCCGACCGGCTGCTGGGCCAGGCCCGCAACCCCGAGGAGGTCTCGCTGCGGGCCATC includes:
- a CDS encoding ferredoxin — its product is MKVDIEQERCVGAGQCVLISPEVFDQSDDDGLVKLRDASPAPELYGRIREAVMSCPAGVIRLVEAEAT